One Clostridium cagae genomic window, GGCTGGAGATGAAGCAGCTATTCCAACATTAGTTGAATATGGATTAGATGAGTTCTCAATGAGTGCTACATCAATATTAAATGCTAAGAAAATAATATTAGAACAAGAATAATATTTTAATATATTATATATGAGAAAGGTGGAGTTTTACTCTGCCTTTTTGTTTTATAGAAAATTATAGAATTTTTTAAGATTAAAAAGCTCTTAGAATTTAGAGTTAGAAATAAATTTAATTGAGAATTGACGAAAAAATTCCATTATAGAATTTAAAAAATATATATTTTTAAATTAATAATATAGTTTATTTAGTGATAAAATAACTAGTAGTAAAATTTATAAGGGGAGGCATATATATGAATAAAATTTTAGAGATGTTTATATCTTTTTTTAAAATTGGAGCTTTTACATTTGGTGGAGGATATGCAATGATTCCTTTGATAGAGGAAGAAGTTGTTAATAAAAAGAAGTGGCTTACTAAAGAAGAATTTATGGATTTTTTGATAGTATCTCAAAGTTTACCCGGTGCATTAGCTATTAACTGTTCTGCATTTATAGGACAAAAAATAGGGGGCATACTTGGGGAGGTAATAGCTATACTAGCAGTTACATTACCATCATTTTTTATAATAATTTTAATTGCTACCTTTTTTATGCAGTTTAGAGATAATTATTTTGTAAATTTAGCATTTAAGGGAATAAATGCAGCTGTTCCTATGTTAGTTTTGTTTGGTGTAATAAGTTTGTCAAAAGGTGTTAAAAAGAATTTAAGAACATTAATAATGATAGTAGTTGCGCTTGTAGCATTAATTGTATTTAATATTCATCCTGTAATTGTTATTTTAGTATCAGCAATATATGGAATGATATTTTTAAGAGAGAAGGTATAAAGGATGATATTATTAAAATTATTTATAGCTTTTTTTAAGATTGGAGCATTCAGTTTTGGCGGAGGATATGCAATGATTCCTTTCATTCAAAAGGAGATAATAACTAACAATTCATGGCTTACAGTAAATGAATTTATGGATATTATAGGAATATCTCAAATGACTCCAGGACCAGTTTCTATTAATTCTGCAACCTTTGTTGGATTTAAAGTATCTGGAATTTTAGGGAGTTTAGCAGCAACTATAGGTATAATAACAACATCATTTATATTAGTCACTATATGCTCAAAAACATTAGAAAAGTTTAAAGACTCTAATTTAGTAAAAAGTGCATTATTGGGTATGAGACCAATATTAATAGCACTTATACTTCAAGCCTTTTTTGATTTAGCTAAAGAATCTTATTTAGATATAAAATCAATAATTGTTACGTTGATAATTGGTGGATTATTGTTATCTCATAAGGTACATCCAATAATATGTGTGCTTATATCTGCTGTATTAGGAATTGTATTTTGGAGTTTTTAATTCTTTAGGAAATTACAGTAAAATTAAATGTTGGTAGTTTGAAATATTTGTTCTATAGTCCAATTTATGAGTTTTTGTTAATGAATACTATCTTATTGTTATGTTATACTTAAGATAATTAAAAATCCATAAATTTGTAGATATATACAATAAAGGGGAATAACATGAAGAAAAAAAATAAAAGATTTTATGATAAAGCTATAAAATATTATCAAAATGGAGACTTATCTAAGTCCCTAAAATCATGTGAAGAAAGCTTATCATATAGTTTAAAGAATCCTTCTATATTAAATTTAAAAGGACTTATATTATATCAACAAGGTAAATTAGATGAAGCTATTACAGTATGGAAAATTAATAAGGATTTTAATAATGATGGAATAGCTCAAAATTATATACATAGTGCAAAAGAAGATGAAGTTAGAGTAGAATTATATGAACTAGGCGAAAGGAAGTTAAAGGAATTAAAGATAGATGAAGCAATAAAAATATTTAAGAAGTGCAAAGAAAGTGATTTTAACTGTATAAAAGTGGATACAGCTTTAGCATTATGTTATCAAAAAAAAGGTGAGATAAATAAATGCATAGATTATATGAATAAAGTTTTAGTTATAGATAAAAACTATAAAGTAGCTAATCAAATTAAAAGCCAACTTATAGATTTAAAGGCGTATAAAAAGGAATCTAATAACTTTGTTAAATCAATGGTGGCTTTGGTTGGAGTAATATTTATATGTGGAACTGTCTATATATTTAAAGACAATTTTAAGGGTATTAATAAGGATAATAATTTGTCAATGGAATCAATCAATAAAGTAGAAGAAGATGCGAGTAATTCAGAAGATGTAGTTACTGAAGATAAAAAAGAAAGTGAGCCCAAAACACCAGATGTAACTACTAATGAACAGGCCAAAAAAGTTCTGTTAGATGTAAATAAATTAAATGAACATTTTGAAAATGGAGATGTTGATAACATTTATTATGATTTACAAAATGTGAATGAACTTGATGTTTCAGATGAGTATAAAGGATTATACAGGAGATGTGTAAATTTATTAAAGACTTCAGGAATAGAAGTATTCTATGAAAAAGGTATGGAAGAGTTTAATATACAAAATTATGAAAAAGCTAATGTAGAATTTAGTAAAGCATATGATTACTGTGATGGTAGTTATTTAAATGAACATATTATGTTTTATAAAGCTGTAACATTGGAACAATTAAATAATTCTGATGAAGCAATAAAATTATATGAATTATATTATGAGGAATATCCTAAGGGTTCATATGCTGATAATACATTATATAATCTTTCATTAATACTTAATAACACAGATAGAGAAAAAAGTATTTATTATGCTGATAAACTAAGAGATGAATTTTCAGAATCTATTTATTTTAATGAGACAATTAACCAAATATTAAATAGTTAATTTAAGCCATAAGAAAAAGTAAATTTAACATAGGATGTGATAACAATGATCTCAATAATTAAAGATATTAAAGTATATTCCCCGGAATACATAGGTATAAAAGACATTGTAATAGCAGGAGGAAAGATAGAAGGAATCTATGAAAATTTAGATATATCAAATACTTTTATTGAAGTTAATGTGATAGATGGTAAAAATAAAATTATTTTTCCAGGATTTATAGATAGTCATGTACATCTTATTGGTGGTGGCGGTGAAGGTGGATATAAAACTCGAACACCAGAACTACAATTATCCAATTTAACATCAAGTGGAATAACAACAGTAGTTGGATGTATAGGTACTGATAGTGAGTGCAGAGGTATAAAATCTTTAATAGCTAAAGTTAAATCTTTAAAAGAAGAAGGACTTTCATCATATTGTTATACAGGTTCTTATGCTGTACCAGTAAAAACATTAACTGGATTTATTGAAAGGGACATAATGCTTATACAAGAAATAATAGGTGTTGGAGAAATAGCATTATCAGATAATAGAAGTTCAGAACCAACTTATGAGGATTTTGCTAAATTAGTAGCTCAATCTAGGCTGGGAGGAATATTATCTAGTAAATCTGGAGTGGTAAATGTACATATAGGTGAAGGTAAAAGAAAGTTAGATTATTTATTTAAATTAATTAACGAATCTGACATACCATCATCTCAATTATTACCTACTCATATTAATAGAAATACTAATTTATTTATGGAAGGCTTAAGATATGTAAAAGAGGGCGGCCTTATAGATTTAACTACGAGCAGTGACGTTAACTTTTTAGAAGAAGGTGAACTTACAGCTTCAGAAGGCTTAAAAAAATATATTGAAGCTGGATTACCAATAGAGAATATAACATTTTCTTCTGATGGTAATGGAAGTATGCCTAAGTTTGATAAAAATAAAAAAATAATAGGGCTTGGAATCTGTTCCGTAGAATCGTTATACTTGCAAGTTAAAGAAGGCATAAAGAAATATGGTATCCCAATTGAAACTGCCATAAAAGTTATAACATCTAATGTAGCAGATATATTAAAACTATATGATAAAGGAAGAATAGAAAAGGGAAAAGATGCTGACTTAGTAATAGTTGACGAGAATTCTTTAGATATAGATATAGTTTTATGCAATGGAATAAAGATGGTTCAAGATGGAGAGTGCATAGTAAGAGGTACATTTGAATAAAATGTTATTATGATTTTTAGAAATACTATTTAAGGTATAGATAAAAGTAAATCTAAAAATAATGACCAATCTAATTTTATTAGATTGGTCATTACTTTTATTAAGATTTAATTTTGAAAAACGTATGATGCCCTATTGTTTTCATATCTTGTTTTTGTGTTTGGTGCATCCATGCACAAGTTGCCGTACTAGGATTATAAAAGAATAAAGCTTCATTTGTAGGGTCATATCCTCTTATAGCATCATAAACTGCATTGTAACATGTTTGATTTGGAGTAGCTTTAATATCTCCATTTTTAACACATGAAAATGCATTTTTCTGAAAAATTACTTCTTTTATTGAATTCGGAAAGCTGGGATTTATAACACGATTTAAGACAACTGACGCTACAGCTACTTTTCCGTCATAAGGTTCACCAATACTTTCTGCATAAACTAATTTAGCCATTAATTCAATATCATTTTCCGTTATATAGAGTTTTTGAGTATCATAACTAAAAACTTCTATTGTAGAATCGTCAATATTTTTATTTGTAGTATTTTCATTTAGTTCTGCATTGCATTGAGTTGCAAGGTTTATATTATTTAAATAAGTTTCATTATTTTCCTCTTTAGAAATGACATTAGTATGAAAGTTATCACTTAATACTTGTGCATAAGCGACATTGTTATTAATAACGGAAAGATATAGCACTAAACTAATTATGAAAAGGCTATATATTTTTTTCATTAAAAATCCTCCTCTGGTATATTTCAAACCAATAATATTATTGCCCAAAAAGAGTCTTATATACATAAATTAATGTTTATATGATAATATGGCCTTTTGTAAATTATCAAAACAACTTAAAAAGTAATCATATTTATCAAAAGTATCAGTATATAATTCATCAATATTATTTAAAGTTAATTTAGATTTATCACGTAAATTCATCTCATTTTTAATATTCTTTTCTAAAGAATTAATATAAGAATCATATGAAGCAATAATCTCCTCTAAAGCTTCATAACAATTTTCACCACCAACTGGAATAGAAATAGATATAGAACTATCTTTTATTGTATTAAAATTTGAGCGTTTTTCATTAATATCATAAATTACTATAGATAAATCTCTATTGTCTTCCCTTATTTTTTCTAATGCAGGTTTGACATCATCCTTTAGGCCAGAAAAATTATTTAATAAATCGTTAATTTGTACAAAAAAATCACGTTTCTGCTCACTTATAATATCACTCTCTCTAATTGATTTATAGGATTCATTTAAAGATCTATTTAAGCTTATAAAGAATTTATTTAAGCTTTTTGGAATAGATATTTTAACTCCAGATTCAGATAATTTATCTGTTTCTTTAGTTAAAGCTTCCTCATTTTTTATTAGGTCTTGATATAATGATTGAAAGTTTTCATTATTTTTATTATTTATTATAGAAATAATAGAATTATATAAATTAATATTTAGTTTTAAGTAATTTGAAAGATTGCCTTTTAATTCATTAGAATCAGATTTTTTTAAAGTTAAATTAGTTAGATTATTATCTAATGAATTTAGTAGATTTAAGTTTTCGTTTAAAATTTGTTTTGTATTTTTAAAATCAAGTGTGGCATCATTTTCATCCAATTTTAATGATGAATTTATAGTTACGATGGTCTTAGAAATTTTATTTATTTTATTTAGTTCAGTATTTTTAAAAAATAACGTTAATAATATAAGTATTAATATAAATAAACCACATAATAAACTTATGATTTTAAAAAATTTTTTATCTATTGAAAAGTTTATCATAACCAGAGTCCCCCTTATTAAGTAATAATATATTTTTAGTTACTTAATATTACTTATATTATGTTAATTAGAAAATTATTATAAAAATAATGAATTTTTAATAAAATAGTAATTCTCTCTATATATAATAATTGAGGTTTTGATGTATAATTTTATATATATATACAAAAGGCGGAGGTGATAGTGTTGCAAGATTTTATATCACTAATAATAAAAAGTTTAAGTAATATATCTTTATGGTCAATACTGGATATATCGGTAGTTTCCTATATATTTTATAAAGGGTATATGCTCATTAAAGAAACAAGAGCAGAACAATTATTAAAAGGGATAGCATTAATCATAGTATTAATACCAATAAGTTATTTATTAAAATTAGATATGTTATATTTTATTTTAAATAAGACACTTACAATCGGGGTATTATCTGTAATTATAATTTTTCAACCAGAGATTAGAAGAGGATTAGAGCATATAGGTAGATCAGCTTTTGAAGATGTACATTATGCAAATGACAAAGAGAGCATAAATATAGCTATAAATGAAATAGTTAATGCTGTACACAATTTATCAGAAACTAAAACAGGAGCACTAATAGTAATGGAACAAAAAACAGGTCTTGCAGAAATAGTTTCATCAGGCACAATACTAGATGCAAATGTAAGTTCAAATCTTTTAGAAAATATTTTTGTAGTGAATACACCACTACATGATGGAGCAACAATAATTAGAAATAATAAAATATTAGCTTCAGGTTGTGTTCTTCCTTTGACTAATAATAATAACATTAATAAAAAGTTAGGTACTAGACATAGAGCAGGATTAGGACTTTCAGAAGTTTCTGATGCTTTAATAATCATTGTATCTGAAGAAACTGGAGTGGTTTCATTAGCTATAAATGGTAAATTAAGTAGAGGATATGATAAAGAAAGATTGAGAAATATATTATCAAATATAATTGAAAATAGAAATAAAAATAAAAAGAATGTAAAGGATGCTAAAGAGAGGGTGAGATCATGGGTAAGGGGAATAAAAATAAATCATTAGTAGCAAAACTTATTTGTTTACTTTTATCTTTTGGTCTATGGCTATATATATCAAATGTAGAAAACCCAGTAAGAACCTATGAATTAAAGGGCGTACCAGTAGAACTTATAAATAAAGAAAGTATTTCAAAGTCTAATTTAGCTATAGTAGGAGAGGAAAGTTTTACAGTTGATCTAACTTTAGAGGGAGCTACAAGTGAAATAACAAAAGCAAAAAAAGATTCCTTTAAATTAACAGCGGATATGAGTTCATATGCATTAAAAAATGGAGAAAATATAATCCCTATTCAAATAGTTAGTTATCCTCAAAATATAAATATAAAAAACAATGGATTTTTAGGGATAAAGATAAAATTAGAGACACTAATAACAAAAGATGTTTCATTAAAATCTCAAGTTAATATCACTTATAAAGAAAATATTTATAAAAAAGATTTAACTGTATCTCCACAAAAAGCAACTATATCTGGTCCTGAAAGTCAAGTGAATAAAGTTGATAGAGGTATTCTTGTAGGAAATATAGAAAATTTAGAAAAAGATATTAATAAAAAATTCCCTATTAAATTTGTAACTAAAGATAATAAAGAGGTTAAAGGAATTACTTCTAATGCTGATGAAGCTGAATTAAATATAAAAGTTAATAATGGAAAAACAGTACCTATAAATATAAAAACTATAGGAAATTCAAATGATGGTATATCTATAGAGAGTATGGTTGCAGAACCGAAATCAGTTCATATTATAGGTGAAGATAAAATATTAAATAGTATAAATTCTATAGATACGCAAGAAATTAATATAAGCAATATTACTGCTGATGCTGAAGTAAATACAAATCTAAAATTACCAGAAGGAGTTACTATACAAGAGAATAGCCAAAACGTTAAAGTAAAATTTTCAGTTAAAAAAGCACAGGAGGTAACAAAAAACATTTCATGTGCAGTTGAATATACTAACTTAAATCCTAATTTAATTATTGATTCTTCAAAATCAACGGCTAATGTAAGTATCTCAGGATTAGAATCAGTTATAAATAGTATAACGGAGGCAGAACTTAAAGCAACGGTAGATTTATCAAATATAAGTGAAGTGGGTACGTACACCTATAAGCCTTCTGTTATCAGTATTAATAATAGGACGGATTTTAATATATTGTCAGTAGATGAGGTTCAGATAGTTTTAAAAAATAAATAATTAAAATAGCCACAACTTATTTAATTGTGGCTATTTTTTATGTTATAATCGGTTAAACTTATAATAAAACATAAATTATTAAAAACAAAATAGGAGAATACATATGAGTATAAGAATAAATAATTTAACTTTAAGTATAGATGATAATAAAGAAGTATTAACAAAAAAAATATGTAAAAAACTAAAGATATCTGATAAAGATATAAAAAAATTAATAATAATAAAGGAAAGCTTAGATGCAAGAAAGAAGAATGAAATAAAGTTTAATTATTGTGTGGATATAAAGTGCGATAATGAAAAGAAAATAGTATCTAAAATAAAAGATAATAATGTAAGACTTCAAGAAGATGATAATTGCTTACAAATTGAAAAAGGAAATGTTAAGTTAAGTCATAGACCTGTTGTAGTTGGATTCGGTCCAGCTGGAATGTTTGCAGCATTAACTTTAGCTAAGAATGGATATAAGCCAATTGTATTTGAAAGAGGGGAAGATATGGACAGTAGAACAAATGCTGTTAAAAGCTTTTGGGAAACTGGAAAGTTAAATATTGAATCAAATGTTCAATTTGGTGAAGGGGGAGCGGGAGCATTTTCTGATGGAAAATTAACAACAAGAATAAAAGATCCTAAATGTGCTTATATATTAGATGAACTTGTAAGTGCAGGAGCTCCAGAAGAAATTAAATATTTAGGAAAACCACATGTTGGAACAGATATTTTAAAAGGTGTTGTAAAAAACATAAGAGAACAAATTAAGGAACTTGGTGGAGAAATTCATTTTAATTCTAAATTAGAAGATATAAAATATGAAAATAATAAATTAAAAAGTATAACTGTCAATGAAAGCGAACTAGATTGTGAAGCTTTAGTTTTAGCAATTGGACATAGCCCAAGAGATACATATGAAATGCTATATAAAAGAGGGGTTTCTATGGAAGCTAAGCCTTTTGCAATAGGAGTTAGAATAGAACATCCTCAAGAACTAATAAATATTAGTCAATATGGAGAATATCATAATCATCCAAGGTTAGGTTCAGCAGAATATAGATTAACGTATCAAAGTGATAAATTAAAAAGGGGAGTATATTCATTCTGTATGTGTCCAGGGGGAACTGTTGTTGCATCTGCATCAGAAGAAGGAAGACTTGTATCTAATGGGATGAGTTATCATGCTAGAAACTTAGCTAATGCTAATTCAGCATTAGTTGTAACAATTTCTACAGATGACTTTGAAGGGGATTCACCTTTAAGAGGAATGGAATTTCAAAGACATTACGAAAGTTTAGCATTTAAATTAGGGGGTGGAAATTATAAAGCACCAATACAATTATTAGGGGATTTTATGAATGATAGACCTAGTACAAAGCTAGGAAGTGTTATTCCAAGTTATTCACCTGGGTATGAATTTAAAGAATTAAAAAATTGTTTACCTAGTTATGTTGTAGAAGGAATAAAAGAAGGTATACAAAATTTTTCAAAAAAAATAGAAGGATACGGAATGGAAGATGCGGTTTTAACTGGAATAGAAACTAGAACATCTGCCCCGGTTAAAATTCATAGGAGCAAAACACTTGAAAGCATAACAGTGCAAGGCCTTTATCCAGTGGGAGAAGGAGCAGGATTTGCAGGTGGAATAGTTTCATCAGCAGTTGATGGAGTTAAGGTAGCAGAGATGATAATAAATCAATTTATGTGTTAATTTTCTTAAGTTAATTAAATAGTCTCAATATTCTAAAAAAGGGCAATATGAAGTTATTTTTTGTTACAATAAAGATAATAAGTAAAAAATGTATTTTAATTAAAAAGTAAGAAGAAAAATAAAGTTAAATATAGACAGAATAATTTATTATTAGAATAAGAGGTGCATGTATAATGAGTAAAAACTTTGATGATTTACTATCTAGATTAAAGGCAACTAAAAAGAAAAAGTTATCAGTAGCAGTAGCACAAGATGAACCAGTTTTAGAAGCAGTAATGGCGGCTAAAGAAAAAGGAATAGCAGATGCAATATTAGTTGGGGATCAAGAAAAAATAAGAGTAATAGCAGACAAAATAAAAATGGATTTAACTCAATTTGAAATAATTCATGAACCAGATATTAAAAAAGCAGCACTATTTGCTGTTCAATTAGTATCAAGTGGAAGAGCAGACATGGTTATGAAAGGTTTAGTAGACACAGCAACCTTCTTAAGAAGTGTTCTTAACAAGGAAATTGGTCTTAGAACAGGTAAAGTTATGTCTCACGTAGCAGTTTTTGAAATTGAAGATATTGATAGATTAATATTCTTAACAGACGCTGCATTTAACACTTATCCTGATTTAAAAGCTAAAATTCAAATTGTAAACAATGCTGTAACAGTAGCTCACGCTTGTGGAATAGAAGTTCCAAAAGTAGCTCCAGTATGTGCAGTTGAAGTTGTTAACCCAGATATGCCAGCAACAATAGATGCATCATTATTAACTACTATGAATAACAGAGGACAAATAAAAGGTTGTATAATAGATGGACCTTTAGCATTGGATAATGCTTTATCAGAAGAAGCTGCTCATCATAAAGGTATTACAGGACCAGTAGCAGGAAAAGCAGATATCATATTATTACCTAATATAGAAACAGGTAATGTAATGTATAAATGTTTAACTTATACATCAAAGAGTAAGAGTGGTGGTCTACTAGTTGGAACATCAGCACCAGTTATCTTAACTTCAAGAGCTGATAAATTTGAAACAAAGGTAAATTCTATAGCTTTAGCAGCATTAGTTGCTGAAAACGCTAAATAAGATTATTTTGGGGGTATTATTTAATGTCATATAAATTATTAATTATTAATCCAGGATCAACTTCTACAAAAATAGGAGTTTACGAAAACGAAAAAGAATTATTTGAAGAAACATTAAGACATACTAATGAAGAAATAAAGAGATATGAAACTATATATGATCAATTTCAATTTAGAAAAGATGTAATATTAAATATTCTTAAGGAAAAGAATTTCGATATAACTACTTTAAGTGCAATAGTTGGAAGAGGCGGAATGCTTAAACCAGTAGAAGGCGGAACTTACGCTGTTAATGATGCAATGATAGAAGATTTAAAAGTAGGAGTACAAGGTCCTCATGCTTCAAATCTTGGAGGAATAATAGCAAAATCAATTGGTGACGAATTAAATATACCATCATTTATAGTAGATCCAGTAGTTACTGACGAATTAGATGATGTAGCAAGATTATCAGGAGTTCCAGAACTTCCAAGAAAAAGTAAATTCCATGCTTTAAATCAAAAAGCAGTAGCTAAGAGATATGGTAAAGATAGTGGAAAAGGATACGAAAACTTAAACTTAATAGTTGTCCATATGGGCGGAGGAGTTTCAGTTGGAGCTCACAAACAAGGAAAAGTAGTTGACGTAAATAATGCTTTAGATGGTGATGGTCCATTTTCACCAGAAAGAGCTGGAACAGTGCCAGTAGGTGATTTAATTAAAATGTGTTTTAGTGGACAATATACTGAATCAGAAGTATACACTAAAGTAGTTGGAAAAGGTGGATTTGTTGGATACTTAAATACTAATGACGTTAAGGGTGTTATAGACAACATGGAAGCTGGAGATAAAGACTGTGAAAAGATATATAAGGCATTCCTTTATCAAATAACAAAAACTATTGGAGAAATGGCAGCTGCATTAAATGGAAAAGTTGATCAAATATTATTAACAGGTGGAATTGCATATTCACCAACACTTGTTCCAGATTTAAAATCAAATGTAGAGTGGATAGCTCCAGTAACTGTATATCCAGGAGAAGATGAATTATTAGCATTAGCACAAGGTGCTATAAGAGTTCTTGACGGAGAAGAAAAAGCTAAAATTTATTAGAATATATGCCAAGAGGTCATATCAAAAGAAATTTTGATATGACCTCTTTTAATGTATAAGAAAATATAAAATTTTTAATATAGAAACTGAGTAATATCAAAGGGGTATAATGTGAAAAATAGTAAAAGCGTTGTCACAAAGTAAATGTTGAATTTGGAATGTTATTGATCAAAGCTATAGTATAAATGAATAATAAACGATAATAAAGTCAAGGTTAATAAATAATTATTATAATATTAAAGGGGGAACTGCTTTTGAGAAGTTCTTTAAATATAACTAACAAATTAACAATGTTAACTGAAATGGAGAATGATTCAAAATTTCAAATTTTAGAATATGCTGATTTAAATGGAGCTACTGATTTAGAAACAGCTTTTGGATTAAATGTAATTAATGAAAGTAATATAAAGTTAAAGCAAATAAGAATAATACTTGATGAAAGTTCAGTAAAACTAGAATCAGGTCTTTTGAGTTACATGAAAGGTAATATAGATATTAAAAGTGACATAGGTGGAGTATTTGGTTTAGGTAAGAAATTTATTACAAGCAAATTAACTGGTGAAACAATGTTCAAGCCTGTTTATAAAGGTTCAGGAGAAATATTTTTAGAGCCATCATTTGGACACTTTGCTTTAATTGAATTAGAAGATGATGAGATAATTGTAGATGATGGGCTGTTTTGTGCTTGTGAAGATGGAATAGAAGTAGGGGCGTCATTACAGAGAAATATATCTTCAACTTTTTTAGGAAATGAAGGTTTATGTCAAACTAAAATAAGTGGTAATGGAATAGTTGCATTAGAGATACCTGTTCCAGAGACTGAGATATTTAAATGTATATTAATAGATGATACGTTAAAAGTAGATGGGAATTTTGCAATTTTAAGAACTGGAAACATTGAATTTTCAGTAGAAAAATCGTCTAAATCTATTACAGGTGCTATAACAAGTGGTGAAGGTTTTGTTAATGTATATAGAGGCACAGGAGAAGTATGGCTTATTCCAACTAAAGCTATATATGATGAAATGAGAACTAAAGGTTTTAAAGAAATGACTAAGCCTAGTAAAGAGAGAAATACAGAAAGTTAAAGCTTTTATATATTAAAGTTGTAAAGAAAAGAAGTTAAAGTTATAATATTTAAAGATGGAATAATTAAAGAGGTGAGAGATAATGAGTTCGTCAGATTCGAAAATCAAAAGTGAAGAATTAGACTTATTGTTTAAGGGAATTTTAGAACTTGAAAATATAGATGAATGTTATAACTTT contains:
- a CDS encoding chromate transporter, yielding MNKILEMFISFFKIGAFTFGGGYAMIPLIEEEVVNKKKWLTKEEFMDFLIVSQSLPGALAINCSAFIGQKIGGILGEVIAILAVTLPSFFIIILIATFFMQFRDNYFVNLAFKGINAAVPMLVLFGVISLSKGVKKNLRTLIMIVVALVALIVFNIHPVIVILVSAIYGMIFLREKV
- a CDS encoding chromate transporter, which encodes MILLKLFIAFFKIGAFSFGGGYAMIPFIQKEIITNNSWLTVNEFMDIIGISQMTPGPVSINSATFVGFKVSGILGSLAATIGIITTSFILVTICSKTLEKFKDSNLVKSALLGMRPILIALILQAFFDLAKESYLDIKSIIVTLIIGGLLLSHKVHPIICVLISAVLGIVFWSF
- a CDS encoding tetratricopeptide repeat protein; protein product: MKKKNKRFYDKAIKYYQNGDLSKSLKSCEESLSYSLKNPSILNLKGLILYQQGKLDEAITVWKINKDFNNDGIAQNYIHSAKEDEVRVELYELGERKLKELKIDEAIKIFKKCKESDFNCIKVDTALALCYQKKGEINKCIDYMNKVLVIDKNYKVANQIKSQLIDLKAYKKESNNFVKSMVALVGVIFICGTVYIFKDNFKGINKDNNLSMESINKVEEDASNSEDVVTEDKKESEPKTPDVTTNEQAKKVLLDVNKLNEHFENGDVDNIYYDLQNVNELDVSDEYKGLYRRCVNLLKTSGIEVFYEKGMEEFNIQNYEKANVEFSKAYDYCDGSYLNEHIMFYKAVTLEQLNNSDEAIKLYELYYEEYPKGSYADNTLYNLSLILNNTDREKSIYYADKLRDEFSESIYFNETINQILNS
- the iadA gene encoding beta-aspartyl-peptidase; this encodes MISIIKDIKVYSPEYIGIKDIVIAGGKIEGIYENLDISNTFIEVNVIDGKNKIIFPGFIDSHVHLIGGGGEGGYKTRTPELQLSNLTSSGITTVVGCIGTDSECRGIKSLIAKVKSLKEEGLSSYCYTGSYAVPVKTLTGFIERDIMLIQEIIGVGEIALSDNRSSEPTYEDFAKLVAQSRLGGILSSKSGVVNVHIGEGKRKLDYLFKLINESDIPSSQLLPTHINRNTNLFMEGLRYVKEGGLIDLTTSSDVNFLEEGELTASEGLKKYIEAGLPIENITFSSDGNGSMPKFDKNKKIIGLGICSVESLYLQVKEGIKKYGIPIETAIKVITSNVADILKLYDKGRIEKGKDADLVIVDENSLDIDIVLCNGIKMVQDGECIVRGTFE
- a CDS encoding cell wall hydrolase → MKKIYSLFIISLVLYLSVINNNVAYAQVLSDNFHTNVISKEENNETYLNNINLATQCNAELNENTTNKNIDDSTIEVFSYDTQKLYITENDIELMAKLVYAESIGEPYDGKVAVASVVLNRVINPSFPNSIKEVIFQKNAFSCVKNGDIKATPNQTCYNAVYDAIRGYDPTNEALFFYNPSTATCAWMHQTQKQDMKTIGHHTFFKIKS
- the cdaA gene encoding diadenylate cyclase CdaA: MQDFISLIIKSLSNISLWSILDISVVSYIFYKGYMLIKETRAEQLLKGIALIIVLIPISYLLKLDMLYFILNKTLTIGVLSVIIIFQPEIRRGLEHIGRSAFEDVHYANDKESINIAINEIVNAVHNLSETKTGALIVMEQKTGLAEIVSSGTILDANVSSNLLENIFVVNTPLHDGATIIRNNKILASGCVLPLTNNNNINKKLGTRHRAGLGLSEVSDALIIIVSEETGVVSLAINGKLSRGYDKERLRNILSNIIENRNKNKKNVKDAKERVRSWVRGIKINH
- a CDS encoding CdaR family protein, translated to MGKGNKNKSLVAKLICLLLSFGLWLYISNVENPVRTYELKGVPVELINKESISKSNLAIVGEESFTVDLTLEGATSEITKAKKDSFKLTADMSSYALKNGENIIPIQIVSYPQNINIKNNGFLGIKIKLETLITKDVSLKSQVNITYKENIYKKDLTVSPQKATISGPESQVNKVDRGILVGNIENLEKDINKKFPIKFVTKDNKEVKGITSNADEAELNIKVNNGKTVPINIKTIGNSNDGISIESMVAEPKSVHIIGEDKILNSINSIDTQEINISNITADAEVNTNLKLPEGVTIQENSQNVKVKFSVKKAQEVTKNISCAVEYTNLNPNLIIDSSKSTANVSISGLESVINSITEAELKATVDLSNISEVGTYTYKPSVISINNRTDFNILSVDEVQIVLKNK